The Bacteroidota bacterium genome includes a window with the following:
- a CDS encoding biotin/lipoyl-binding protein produces the protein MGQNIPPVNDRSLPFKAVSLVRDTRYAKKFARITSGIFILLFLLLFMPWTQNIRSSGSVTTYLPQDRPQSLQSVIPGRIERWYIREGQFVHKGDTIVRISEIRKILRPETAGTRERPDQSEGGFTIVYRRQGLRACATDQRLAKEKVLSWKSPEQSEAGGAEDPQRQCRIAGHPRRYGDRPCPGPPRRFVAQAGLDRADRTGTPQPQAAGNHRQTSGGREQVAYFQERTDQREHRTRFARSRILQQDQQSGVGTEQRAVLSL, from the coding sequence ATGGGACAGAACATACCTCCGGTAAACGACCGGTCGCTGCCCTTCAAAGCGGTGAGCCTCGTGCGCGATACGCGCTATGCGAAGAAGTTCGCACGAATCACCTCCGGGATCTTCATCCTGCTCTTCCTGCTGTTGTTCATGCCCTGGACACAGAATATCCGGTCCAGCGGCTCGGTGACGACCTACCTGCCACAAGACCGGCCGCAATCACTGCAATCGGTTATCCCGGGAAGAATTGAACGATGGTACATTCGTGAAGGTCAATTCGTCCACAAGGGCGACACGATCGTACGCATCAGCGAGATCCGGAAAATTCTTCGACCCGAAACTGCTGGAACGCGTGAGCGACCAGATCAAAGCGAAGGAGGGTTCACAATCGTCTACCGCCGCCAAGGTCTCCGCGCTTGCGCAACAGATCAACGCCTTGCAAAAGAAAAAGTACTCTCCTGGAAAAGCCCGGAACAAAGTGAAGCAGGCGGAGCTGAAGATCCTCAGCGACAGTGCCGAATTGCAGGCCATCCGCGTCGATATGGAGATCGCCCGTGTCCAGGCCCGCCGCGCCGATTCGTTGCTCAAGCGGGGCTTGATCGCGCTGACCGAACAGGAACGCCGCAACCTCAAGCAGCAGGAAACCACCGCCAAACAAGTGGCGGTCGAGAACAAGTTGCTTACTTCCAAGAACGAACTGATCAACGCGAACATCGAACTCGGTTCGCTCGAAGCCGAATACTCCAACAAGATCAGCAAAGCGGAGTCGGAACTGAACAGCGCGCTGTCCTATCTTTATGA
- a CDS encoding ATP-binding cassette domain-containing protein: protein MSLKVDASERIAITGYNSSGKSTLINLILGLYDSYSGNIQFNGVSLRELNKASLMNHVGDFVSEEALFDGTILENISIGRKGVTMEDVLWACKAAGLNDFLSGLPEGLNSAWSAGLFGCRKAW from the coding sequence GTGAGCCTGAAGGTTGATGCATCGGAACGCATCGCGATCACCGGTTACAACAGCAGCGGCAAGAGCACGCTGATCAACCTTATCCTGGGATTGTACGATTCCTACTCCGGTAATATCCAGTTCAACGGGGTTTCTCTGCGTGAGCTCAACAAGGCTTCGCTGATGAATCATGTCGGCGATTTCGTTTCTGAGGAAGCATTGTTTGACGGGACCATACTCGAAAACATCAGCATCGGCCGGAAAGGCGTCACCATGGAGGATGTCTTGTGGGCATGCAAAGCGGCCGGTCTGAATGACTTTCTCTCGGGTTTACCGGAAGGCTTGAATAGCGCCTGGTCGGCGGGCCTGTTCGGGTGCCGGAAAGCATGGTGA